A region from the Rosa rugosa chromosome 6, drRosRugo1.1, whole genome shotgun sequence genome encodes:
- the LOC133714654 gene encoding probable leucine-rich repeat receptor-like serine/threonine-protein kinase At3g14840 isoform X2: MNLTKLTELRISSNNLTGRMPDFFQSWNQFQKLEIQASGLQGPIPSSISVLSNLTELRISDLNGGGSVSPNLSNMISLQRLMLRSCNLSGPMPSDLSAMSQLKTLDLSFNRLEGSILDSADLTPLQNLYLTSNLLTGSIPDWIKSRDNR, from the exons ATGAATCTGACTAAGTTAACAGAACT GAGGATTAGCAGCAACAACTTAACTGGAAGAATGCCCGACTTTTTTCAAAGTTGGAATCAATTTCAGAAATT AGAGATCCAAGCTAGTGGTCTACAAGGCCCCATTCCATCTAGCATTTCTGTCTTGAGTAATTTAACAGAACT AAGGATCAGCGACTTAAATGGAGGGGGTTCAGTATCTCCAAACTTGAGCAATATGATAAGCTTGCAAAGATT AATGCTCAGGAGCTGTAACTTATCTGGACCTATGCCTTCTGATTTATCAGCAATGTCACAGTTGAAAACATT AGATCTAAGCTTCAACAGATTGGAGGGAAGCATTCTTGATTCGGCAGATCTGACACCCTTGCAGAACTT GTATCTAACAAGCAACTTGCTTACTGGATCTATTCCAGACTGGATCAAGAGCAGAGATAATCGCTA A
- the LOC133714654 gene encoding probable leucine-rich repeat receptor-like serine/threonine-protein kinase At3g14840 isoform X1 produces MNLTKLTELRISSNNLTGRMPDFFQSWNQFQKLEIQASGLQGPIPSSISVLSNLTELRISDLNGGGSVSPNLSNMISLQRLMLRSCNLSGPMPSDLSAMSQLKTLDLSFNRLEGSILDSADLTPLQNLYLTSNLLTGSIPDWIKSRDNRYEIDVSYNNFSESSESPSCTENLESLGA; encoded by the exons ATGAATCTGACTAAGTTAACAGAACT GAGGATTAGCAGCAACAACTTAACTGGAAGAATGCCCGACTTTTTTCAAAGTTGGAATCAATTTCAGAAATT AGAGATCCAAGCTAGTGGTCTACAAGGCCCCATTCCATCTAGCATTTCTGTCTTGAGTAATTTAACAGAACT AAGGATCAGCGACTTAAATGGAGGGGGTTCAGTATCTCCAAACTTGAGCAATATGATAAGCTTGCAAAGATT AATGCTCAGGAGCTGTAACTTATCTGGACCTATGCCTTCTGATTTATCAGCAATGTCACAGTTGAAAACATT AGATCTAAGCTTCAACAGATTGGAGGGAAGCATTCTTGATTCGGCAGATCTGACACCCTTGCAGAACTT GTATCTAACAAGCAACTTGCTTACTGGATCTATTCCAGACTGGATCAAGAGCAGAGATAATCGCTA CGAGATAGATGTTTCTTACAATAATTTTTCTGAGAGCTCTGAGTCACCATCTTGTACAGAAAACCTGGAAAGTTTGGGTGCTTGA
- the LOC133716773 gene encoding uncharacterized protein LOC133716773: MAAVENSMSNLLAYWHERAAHLGAAINLVEFLSEGKHEDEIQMEQLAPAPAELEDTPAEVEDPREEINLGTPEDPKPLFISKLLSREFKEELVALLREYKDCFAWDYHEMPGLDRSVVEHKLPLYNDCKPHKQPPRRFSAEVQLEIKNEIERLLYAGFIRTARYVEWISNVVPVKKKNGKIRVCIDFRDLNAATPKDEYPMPMADLLVDGAARHEILSFMDGHAGYNQIFVAEEDVHKTAFRCPGALGTYKWVVMPFGLKNAGATYQRAMNMIFHDLIGRTVEVYIDDVVVKSGKKVNHIADLRQAFERMRAHKLKMNPQKCIFRVLAGNFLGFLVHKLGIEVDKNKAKSIISAPSPTNKKELQSFLGKVNFLRRFIANSAGKIQPFSSLLRLRNEEQFVWKEEHQRALDVIKHYLANPPVLVPPVRGRPLKLYLAAAEYSIGSFLAQDNDKGKERAVYYLSRILTPVEERYTPVEKLCLALYFSAIKLRHYMLPSIVQIISKTDLIKYMLTRPIIRGRIGKWTMALSEFTFKYVAQKSVKGQALADFLAHHPSTEMELTEDVEIGTIDTKLMQNNFWTMHFDGSSTETSAGAGVMIESPEGEVFQFAFQLDFSCTNNQAEYEALIIGMEMLQEMGARRVLILGDSQLVINQLVKEFKCTSWSLLPYYALADQLAEAFDRISFVHIPRKDNSDANEMAQLASGMKLGKTETSRTVKVLRRTMPALQDRGVPVEIFVITVDPSDWRYPIIRFHDNPEGTHDRKIKYLAANFILYKDQLYRKSGDDLLLLCVGGQDALKVLREVHQGICGAHQAGIKMRWLIRRHGYYWPTIMKDCIEFARGCKQCQIHGSRQRVPADLLHPIVKPWPFRSWAMDIIGKIHPPSSKQHVWILVATDFFTKWVEAKPYTSISSETVITFIKQEIVHRFGVPETIVADRGSVFISDAVHSTAKDLGIQMIHSTPYYPKANGQAEASNKVVINVLKRMITDKPRDWHNILSEMLWALRTSKRAATSTTPFALTYGHDAMLPVEMQIQALRVAEQNSLTTGDYTQAMLQELEELDQARLDAYNRIEAQKRAMARAYDKRVRGKTFAQDDLVWKAVLPETAKDPKYGKWSPKWEGPFAVDRILGNGGIIFGTLMASSITCLSMAST; the protein is encoded by the coding sequence ATGGCCGCAGTTGAGAATTCCATGAGCAATCTGCTGGCCTATTGGCACGAGAGGGCCGCCCATTTGGGTGCGGCCATTAACTTAGTAGAGTTTTTGTCTGAAGGTAAACATGAAGATGAGATCCAAATGGAACAGCTCGCCCCTGCTCCGGCCGAGTTAGAGGATACTCCAGCAGAGGTAGAAGATCCTAGAGAAGAAATCAATCTTGGTACTCCCGAAGATCCGAAGCCGCTCTTCATAAGCAAGCTGCTTTCCCGTGAGTTTAAGGAAGAGCTAGTAGCTTTACTTAGGGAATATAAAGATTGTTTTGCTTGGGATTATCATGAAATGCCTGGTTTAGACCGGAGCGTTGTAGAGCATAAACTACCTTTGTATAATGATTGTAAACCACATAAACAGCCACCTCGGCGATTTTCCGCCGAGGTGCAGctagaaataaaaaatgagataGAACGATTGCTTTATGCTGGCTTTATTCGTACTGCTAGGTATGTGGAATGGATATCTAATGTTGTGCCAGTTAAAAAGAAGAATGGCAAAATTAGAGTGTGCATTGACTTTCGAGATCTGAATGCGGCTACTCCTAAGGATGAATATCCCATGCCCATGGCTGATCTTCTTGTAGATGGAGCAGCACGCCATGAAATTTTATCTTTCATGGACGGCCATGCTGGGTACAATCAAATCTTTGTAGCTGAAGAGGATGTGCACAAGACAGCTTTCAGATGCCCCGGTGCACTTGGAACATATAAGTGGGTTGTTATGCCATTCGGCCTTAAAAATGCTGGGGCTACATACCAACGGGCCATGAACATGATCTTCCATGATCTTATTGGTCGGACAGTAGAAGTATACATAGATGATGTCGTCGTCAAGTCTGGCAAGAAAGTGAACCACATTGCTGATTTAAGACAAGCATTCGAGAGGATGCGAGCTCATAAACTCAAAATGAACCCACAAAAATGTATTTTCAGAGTTTTAGCTGGAAATTTCTTGGGTTTTCTTGTGCATAAATTGGGGATTGAGGTGGACAAGAATAAAGCAAAATCTATCATCAGTGCACCATCTCCGACAAATAAGAAGGAGTTACAATCTTTTTTGGGCAAAGTTAACTTTTTGAGACGATTTATAGCAAATTCAGCAGGAAAGATCCAACCATTTTCATCTCTGTTACGGTTAAGGAATGAGGAACAATTTGTTTGGAAGGAGGAGCATCAGCGCGCATTGGACGTCATTAAGCACTACCTTGCAAACCCACCAGTGTTGGTACCTCCAGTTAGAGGCCGGCCGTTAAAGTTATACTTAGCCGCGGCTGAGTATTCAATTGGTAGCTTCTTAGCCCAAGATAACGATAAAGGGAAGGAACGAGCTGTATACTACCTGAGTCGAATTTTGACGCCTGTAGAGGAAAGGTACACCCCTGTTGAAAAGTTGTGTTTAGCATTGTACTTTTCAGCCATAAAGCTACGACATTACATGTTGCCGTCAATAGTCCAGATTATATCAAAGACAGATTTGATTAAATACATGCTTACTCGGCCAATCATCCGCGGCCGTATTGGCAAATGGACTATGGCTCTTTCAGAGTTTACTTTTAAATACGTGGCGCAAAAATCAGTTAAGGGACAAGCATTGGCCGACTTTTTAGCTCACCATCCGTCCACAGAAATGGAACTAACAGAAGACGTTGAAATTGGAACCATTGACACAAAGCTTATGCAAAACAACTTTTGGACAATGCATTTTGATGGTTCCAGTACAGAGACTTCAGCCGGAGCTGGAGTTATGATTGAATCTCCTGAAGGAGAAGTGTTCCAATTTGCCTTTCAACTGGATTTTTCCTGTACTAACAATCAAGCTGAATATGAGGCCTTGATCATTGGAATGGAGATGTTACAAGAGATGGGAGCTCGTCGTGTTCTCATACTTGGGGACTCACAGTTGGTTATTAATCAGCTAGTTAAGGAATTCAAATGTACAAGTTGGTCTTTGTTACCTTATTATGCATTAGCAGACCAGCTTGCCGAGGCTTTTGATAGGATTTCTTTTGTCCATATACCACGAAAGGACAACTCTGATGCCAACGAAATGGCACAACTCGCTTCTGGTATGAAGTTGGGAAAAACTGAGACTAGTCGAACTGTAAAGGTTCTGAGGAGAACGATGCCTGCCTTGCAAGATCGTGGCGTACCCGTGGAAATTTTTGTAATTACTGTGGATCCATCTGATTGGAGATATCCCATAATTCGGTTTCATGACAATCCTGAAGGTACACATGATCGTAAGATCAAATATTTAGCCGCGAACTTCATACTCTACAAGGATCAGCTGTATCGCAAAAGTGGTGATGACTTGCTTCTTTTGTGCGTCGGGGGACAAGATGCTCTTAAAGTTCTGCGTGAAGTTCATCAGGGTATTTGTGGAGCTCATCAAGCAGGGATTAAAATGCGTTGGTTAATTCGTAGACATGGTTACTATTGGCCGACTATAATGAAAGATTGCATTGAATTTGCTCGTGGCTGCAAACAATGTCAAATCCATGGTTCACGTCAACGAGTACCGGCTGATTTATTGCATCCTATTGTTAAACCGTGGCCGTTCCGTAGTTGGGCCATGGATATAATTGGAAAAATTCATCCCCCATCATCCAAGCAACATGTGTGGATCCTTGTCGCGACAGATTTCTTCACAAAATGGGTTGAGGCCAAGCCGTACACTTCTATCTCAAGTGAAACAGTGATTACCTTCATTAAACAAGAGATTGTACATCGGTTTGGCGTTCCAGAAACAATTGTTGCGGATCGTGGATCCGTCTTTATCTCTGATGCTGTGCATAGTACTGCCAAAGATTTGGGAATACAAATGATTCATTCTACCCCCTATTACCCCAAAGCAAATGGCCAGGCAGAAGCTTCTAACAAGGTGGTGATTAACGTACTAAAGCGAATGATAACAGACAAACCGCGCGATTGGCATAACATTTTGTCCGAGATGTTATGGGCTCTTCGAACCTCCAAGCGGGCAGCAACTAGTACAAcaccatttgctttgacatatgGCCATGATGCCATGCTTCCAGTGGAAATGCAAATCCAAGCCCTACGAGTAGCAGAACAAAATAGTCTAACTACTGGTGACTATACTCAAGCAATGCTACAAGAACTGGAAGAACTGGACCAAGCTAGATTGGATGCCTACAACAGGATTGAAGCTCAAAAACGTGCAATGGCAAGGGCTTATGACAAACGGGTTCGAGGCAAGACCTTCGCTCAAGATGACTTGGTTTGGAAAGCGGTCCTCCCTGAGACCGCAAAAGATCCAAAATACGGAAAATGGTCACCCAAGTGGGAAGGACCATTCGCAGTGGATCGAATCCTTGGTAATGGAGGTATCATCTTTGGGACCTTGATGGCGAGCTCCATTACATGCCTATCAATGGCCAGCACTTGA